A section of the Poecile atricapillus isolate bPoeAtr1 chromosome 36, bPoeAtr1.hap1, whole genome shotgun sequence genome encodes:
- the LOC131590992 gene encoding olfactory receptor 14J1-like, protein MFFFLLNLALTDLASICTTVPKAMHNSLWDTRDISYTGCAAQVFILVFFISAEYSLLTIMCYNRYVSICKPLHYGTLLGSRACAHMTAAAWASGFLSALMHTANTFFWPLCHGNALGQFFCEVPQILKLTCSKFYLREIWLLAVGVCLTFSCFVFIVFSYVQIFRAVLRILSEQGRHKAFSTCVPHLAVLSLFLSTAIFAYLKPPSISSPSLDLAVSVLYSVVPPALNPLIYSLRNQELKAAVWRLMTGWFQKH, encoded by the coding sequence atgttcttcttcctgctcaacctggccctcactgacctggcctccatctgcaccactgtgcccaaagccatgcacaattccctctgggacaccagagACATCTCCTACACAGGATGTGCGGCACAAGTATTTATTCTTGTCTTTTTCATCTCAGCAGAGTATTCCCTGCTGACCATCATGTGCTACAACCGCTAcgtgtccatctgcaaacccctgcactacgggaccctcctgggcagcagagcttgtgcccacatgacagcagctgcctgggccagtggctttCTCAGTGCTCTCATGCACACAGCCAATACATTTTTCTGGCCTCTCTGCCATGGCAATGCCCTGGGCCAATTCTTCTGTGAGGTGCCCCAGATTCTCAAGCTCACCTGCTCCAAATTTTATCTCAGGGAAATTTGGCTTCTTGCTGTTGGTGTGTGTTTAACTTTTagctgttttgtgttcattgttttctcctatgtgcagatcttcagggctgtgctgaggatcctctctgagcagggacggcacaaagccttttccacctgcGTCCCTCACCTGGCTGTGCTCTCCCTGTTCCTCAGCACTGCCATATTTGCTTACTTGAAGcccccctccatctcctccccatccctggatctggcagtgtcagttctgtactcggtggtgcctccagccctgaaccccctcatctatagcctgaggaaccaggagctcaaggctgcagtgtggagaCTGATGACTGGAtggtttcagaaacattaa